The Streptomyces sp. NBC_01275 genome contains the following window.
GCCCGGCGGTGCGCGGCGAGGGCGTCCAGGTAGGCGTTGGCCGCCGCGTAGTTGCCCTGTCCGGCGGTGCCGAGCAGCCCACCCGCGGCAGAGAAGAGGACGAAGGCCTTGAGGGGGTGGCGGCGGTCTCGGGTGAGGTGGTGGAGGTGCCAGGCCGCGTCGGCCTTGGGCCGCATGACGGTGCTGATGTGGTGCGGGGTGAGGGTGTCGAGGGTGGCGTCGTCGAGGGCGCCGGCGGTGTGGACGACGGCGGTGAGGGGGCGGTCCCCGGGGATGCCGGCGAGTGCCTCGGCGAGCGACGCCGGGTCGGAGACATCACAGGCGGTTACGGCGACGGAGGCCCCGAGGTCTTCGAGATCGGCGCGGAGTCGGTCGGCGCCGGGGGCGTTCACCCCCTGTCGGCTGAGGAGTTGAAGATGGCGTACGCCGTGCTGGGCGACGAGATGCCGGGCGACGAGCGAGCCGAGGGTGCCGGTGCCACCGGTGATCAACACCGTGCCCTCCGGATCCCACGGTGCGGCCCGGCCCGCCGAGGCCGCCTGACTCGCCGAGGCCGCCCGTGGCCGGGTGAGCCGGGGTACGAGGAGCCGACCGCCGCGCACGGCGTACTGCTCCTCCCCGCCGTCTCCCGGTCCGACCGCCGCGACCAGCGTGCGTACGGCGTCCGGCTCGTCCACGTCGGCGACCACCACCCGGCCGGGGTGCTCGGCCTGCGCGGAGCGCACCAGCCCCCGAACGGCAGCCGACGCCAGGTCGGAGACGTTCTCGCCGTCCTCGACGGCCACCGCGCCCCGGGTGACCAGCACCAGACGGCTCTCGGCGAACCGGTCGTCGGCCAGCCACTCCCGCAGCGACTCCAGTGCCCGGAACACCGACGCCCCGGCAGCCTCTCCGGTCGGCGAGGCCTCGTCCGGCCGGGCCCAGGGGAGGACCACCACCTCGGGCGGCGCCCCCGTGAGCGCCCCGAACCCGGCGGCGACCGGCGTACCGAGCGCCGTGCCCAGCCCGAGCGGGTCCGGGCCGACGACGGCCGCCCGGACGACCGGCGTCGTGCCCGCCCCGGGCGGAACCGGCGTCCACGTCACCTCGAACAGCGCGTCCGCCGCCGTGGCCGCCCTGCTCGCGGCGGCCAACTGCTCCCGCGTCACCGGGCGCACGGCCAGGGAGGACACCGTCGCCACGGGTACGCCGTCCTGGTCGGCCACGGTCAGCGTGAGGGCTTCCGGCCCCTGGGGCGTCAGGTGTACGCGCAGGGCGGTGGCGCCGGTGGCGTGCAGGGTGACGCCGTTCCAGGCGAACGGCAGCCGTACGTCGTCGAAGTCGTCGTCGATGCCGTCGACGAGGCTGGTGTGCAGGGCCGCGTCGAGCAGCGCGGGGTGCAGACCGTACCGGTCGGCGGTGTCCTGCTCGCCCGGCGCGAGCCGTACCTCGGCGAACAGCTCCTCGCCGCGCCGCCAGACCGCGTGCAGGCCCTGGAAGGCGGGGCCGTAGCCGAGGCCCTGTTCGGCGAGCCGGGAGTACAGGCCGGTGAGGTCGACGGGGTGGGCGCCGGCGGGTGGCCAGGCGGTCAGGTCCCAGTCGGGCCGGGGAGCGCCGGTCGTCACGTAGCCCGTCGCGTGGTGGATCCACGGGGCGTCGTCGGACGTCTGTTCGGGGCGGGTGTGGATGCTGACCGTCCGGCGGCCGGTCTCGTCCGGCGCGTCGACGCTGACCTGGAGGCGTACTGCGTTGTTCTCGGGCAGCACGAGGGGTGCGTGGAGGGTGAGTTCCTCCAGTACGTCGCACCCGGCGCGGTCGGCGGCTTGCAGGGCGAGTTCGACGAGTCCCGTGCCGGGGACGAGGACGGTGTTCCACACGGTGTGGTCGGCCAGCCAGGGGTGGGTGCGGGTGGAGAGGCGGCCGGTGAGGATCAGGCCGTCGCTGCCGGCGAGGGGGATCGAGGCGTCGAGGAGGGGGTGTCCGGCGGGCTCGGCGCTGTGGGCGGGCGAGGTGGCGTCGAGCCAGTAGGGCTTGCGTTGGAAGGGGTAGGTGGGGAGGTCGAGGGGGTGGGCGGCCGGGCTGGTGGGCCAGGTGACGGGGGTGCCGTGGGTGTGGAGGTGGGCGGCGGAGGTGAGGAGGCGCTGCCAGCCGCCTTCGTCCCGGCGCAGGGTGCCCGTGCCGCTGCCGCCGGTGGCTTCCTCGATCGCGGGGACGAGGACCGGGTGGGGACTGCACTCGACGTAGGCGTTGTGGCCGTCGGCCGTCAGCAGTCGCAGGGTCGGTTCGAGGAGGACGGGCCGACGGAGGTTGGTGTACCAGTACGCCCCCGTGAGTTCCCTGGTGTCGAGGGTCGTGCCGGTGACGGTGGAGTAGAAGGAGACCGTGCTGGTGCGGGGCGTGATGCCGGTGAGCAGTTCCGCGAGGTCGTCCTGGAGCGCTTCGACGTGGTGGGTGTGGGAGGCGTAGTCGACGTCGATCCGGCGGGCGTGGACGCCCTCGGCTTCGCAGTGGGCGAGGAGTTCGTCGAGGGCGGTGGCGTCTCCGGCCACGAC
Protein-coding sequences here:
- a CDS encoding type I polyketide synthase produces the protein VMPTPDIFIGFRRMGALSATSRCKAFSDDADGFGLAEGAGVLLLERLSDARRNGHPVLAVVRGSALNQDGASNGLTAPNGPSQQRVIRAALADAGLAPAEVDAVEAHGTGTRLGDPIEAQALIAAYGQDRSAERPLRLGSLKSNIGHTQAAAGVAGVMKMVLAMRHGILPKTLHVTEPTTHVDWSSGTVELLTEPHEWSAGERPRRAGVSAFGISGTNAHVILEQAPQEARLDATPEAEPGRPTVAWPVSARSAEALRAQAGQLRDTVSKHPEWTPAQVAHALATGRADFEHRAVLVGTEREQLLCGLRALATGADDATGVVTGHGDAGRPVFVFPGQGSQWTGMAVELLDTSAVFAQSIADCEAALAPHVDWSLTEQLRNGEPLTRVDVVQPALFAVMVSLAAVWRSLGVEPAAVVGHSQGEIAAAVVAGALTLEDGAKIAALRSRAILELAGHGGMISLPLSSEDTAELLEEWPGRVSIAALNGPHTTVVAGDATALDELLAHCEAEGVHARRIDVDYASHTHHVEALQDDLAELLTGITPRTSTVSFYSTVTGTTLDTRELTGAYWYTNLRRPVLLEPTLRLLTADGHNAYVECSPHPVLVPAIEEATGGSGTGTLRRDEGGWQRLLTSAAHLHTHGTPVTWPTSPAAHPLDLPTYPFQRKPYWLDATSPAHSAEPAGHPLLDASIPLAGSDGLILTGRLSTRTHPWLADHTVWNTVLVPGTGLVELALQAADRAGCDVLEELTLHAPLVLPENNAVRLQVSVDAPDETGRRTVSIHTRPEQTSDDAPWIHHATGYVTTGAPRPDWDLTAWPPAGAHPVDLTGLYSRLAEQGLGYGPAFQGLHAVWRRGEELFAEVRLAPGEQDTADRYGLHPALLDAALHTSLVDGIDDDFDDVRLPFAWNGVTLHATGATALRVHLTPQGPEALTLTVADQDGVPVATVSSLAVRPVTREQLAAASRAATAADALFEVTWTPVPPGAGTTPVVRAAVVGPDPLGLGTALGTPVAAGFGALTGAPPEVVVLPWARPDEASPTGEAAGASVFRALESLREWLADDRFAESRLVLVTRGAVAVEDGENVSDLASAAVRGLVRSAQAEHPGRVVVADVDEPDAVRTLVAAVGPGDGGEEQYAVRGGRLLVPRLTRPRAASASQAASAGRAAPWDPEGTVLITGGTGTLGSLVARHLVAQHGVRHLQLLSRQGVNAPGADRLRADLEDLGASVAVTACDVSDPASLAEALAGIPGDRPLTAVVHTAGALDDATLDTLTPHHISTVMRPKADAAWHLHHLTRDRRHPLKAFVLFSAAGGLLGTAGQGNYAAANAYLDALAAHRRALGLPAVSLAWGLWEEASGLTGGLTPADLARMRRAGVLPLSTEDGLALFDRALGQERALVVPVRLDLPALRGEAGNRPLLRELAPRAELPRAAAGTAEAPADAGAGTARPGLSLAGLTAGERAHVLEELVRTKVATVLGHASADAVEPERGFLDAGFDSLRAVELRNLLNTATGLRLPATLVFDHPTSTAVAAHLDELLSAAEDTKNAESAESAESADGTQDSEQPTHAGLEAASGLEAVDALETVDALEAGLLASGLLADAVGGDSAADRERVATRLRGLLDRLAPSGALREESAVVATDRRQDGFGGFESEFDDVSLDDILTIVDDELRKS